One region of Sardina pilchardus chromosome 18, fSarPil1.1, whole genome shotgun sequence genomic DNA includes:
- the nvl gene encoding nuclear valosin-containing protein-like, with protein MGIDYKLKQRIEQYLKSKNSEYVDLSTLSTDLQKQYRFDYGRRNRTAFRIQVEKVYDVISKDSDITALEDKHLAKRARHGQEDDGDGSSATDDTTDSEDDIQEHQHTNTMNNSLMSLYRKGNPDENGTPTRGQAHSPAPAPGKDRPTGGASGTSTPLTPGTVVSGGGWFIDKRRRVEPENILIDLCDDGPSSPSTNKQTDVSMLETEKKKKVRVKKSKRRKQDESQENDADIEAQILAKQAKTKAPELQHSTVKFEDVGGNEETLTEVCKLLVHMRHPEVYQQLGVVPPRGFLLHGPPGCGKTLLAQAVAGEMELPMLKVSAPELVSGVSGESEQKLRELFELAVKSAPCILFIDEIDAITPKREVASKDMERRIVAQLLTCMDDLNSLTIPAQVLVIGATNRPDSLDPALRRAGRFDREICLGIPDESARLRILKTLCRKLKLPEDFDYQKLARLTPGYVGADLMALCREAAMSAVNRVLLELHENDVALADEGCSAIPADMPASQPPDAQEQTGDPQPQAQDDPTTSTAEDLDQTEQCQPMETQQPVTIAMQEQGELQQLLWLLKRTESLSEEQLEGLCILMSDFQASLASIQPSAKREGFATVPDVTWEDVGALQDIREELTMAILAPVRNPEQFKALGLSAPAGVLLAGPPGCGKTLLAKAVANESGLNFISVKGPELLNMYVGESERAVRQVFQRGRNSAPCVIFFDEIDALCPRRSGHESGSSARVVNQLLTEMDGLETRRQVFIMAATNRPDIIDPAVLRPGRLDKTLYVGLPPPKDRYAILLTITKSGTKPHLEADVDLEKIAQDERCDCFTGADLSALVREASVNALRAHLYSRPASTLAGHTFTSGPVEDILVSQQNFEDAFKKVRPSVSKKDQVMYEKLKESLSR; from the exons ATGGGCATTGACTATAAACTGAAACAGAGAATTGAGCAG TACCTAAAGTCTAAGAACAGTGAATACGTGGACCTTTCCACATTATCTACTGATCTTCAGAAACAGTATAG ATTCGACTATGGGCGGAGAAACAGAACAGCCTTTAGAATACAAGTGGAGAAGG TATACGATGTGATAAGCAAAGATTCTGACATCACAGCATTGGAAGACAAACATTTGGCAAAACGGGCTAGACATGGTCAGGAGGACGATGG AGATGGCAGCAGCGCAACAGATGACACTACTGACAGTGAAGATGACATACAGGAGCATCAG CACACAAATACCATGAACAACTCCTTGATGTCACTGTACCGAAAAGGGAACCCTGATGAGAATGGAACACCTACCAGAGGACAGGCACACAGTCCAGCACCAGCTCCAGGAAAAGACCGGCCCACAGGGGGCGCCAGTGGCACGTCTACCCCTCTAACTCCGGGAACAGTGGTGTCGGGTGGAGGCTGGTTCATTGACAAGAGGCGGCGGGTGGAACCAGAAAATATCTTGATTGACTTGTGTGATGATGGACCTAGTAGCCCATCCACAAAT AAACAAACCgatgtttctatgctggagacggagaagaagaaaaaggtcAGAGTAAAGAAGTCAAAAAGAAGAAAGCAAGATGAATCTCAAGAAAATGACGCAGATATTGAGGCCCAAATTCTGGCAAAACAAG CAAAGACCAAAGCACCAGAATTGCAGCACTCCACAGTGAAATTTGAGGATGTTGGTGGAAACGAGGAAACACTGACG GAAGTCTGTAAGCTACTTGTCCACATGCGACACCCAGAAGTGTACCAGCAGCTGGGCGTGGTTCCCCCACGAGGCTTCCTTCTCCATGGGCCTCCAGGCTGTGGAAAAACCCTGCTGGCACAAGCTGTAGCTGGG GAGATGGAGCTCCCGATGCTGAAGGTGTCTGCCCCTGAGCTGGTGTCTGGCGTTTCAGGGGAGTCGGAACAAAAGTTGAGGGAGCTGTTTGAGCTGGCTGTG AAAAGTGCCCCTTGCATCTTATTCATTGATGAAATTGATGCCATCACACCCAAGAGAGAGGTGGCCTCCAAAGACATGGAGAGGAGGATCGTTGCGCAACTGTTGACCTGCATGGATG aCTTGAACTCTCTGACCATTCCCGCCCAGGTTCTGGTGATCGGGGCAACAAATCGCCCAGACTCTCTGGACCCAGCCCTCCGCCGGGCAGGCCGGTTTGACCGAGAGATCTGTCTTGGCATCCCCGACGAAAGTGCTCGTCTCAG GATTCTGAAGACCTTGTGCCGCAAGCTGAAGCTGCCAGAGGACTTTGACTACCAGAAGCTGGCGCGTCTGACGCCCGGGTATGTGGGTGCTGACCTGATGGCTCTGTGCCGGGAGGCCGCCATGAGCGCCGTCAATCGCGTCCTTCTGGAGCTCCACGAGAATGACGTCGCCCTGGCGGATGAGGGATGCAGTGCCATCCCTGCTGACATGCCCGCCTCACAACCACCCGATGCCCAGGAGCAGACTGGAGACCCACAGCCCCAGGCGCAGGATGATCCAACCACCAGCACTGCTGAGGATCTGGACCAGACAGAACAGTGCCAACCCATGGAGACTCAGCAGCCAGTGACCATTGCTATGCAGGAGCAG ggggagtTGCAACAGCTTCTTTGGCTGCTGAAGAGGACTGAGTCCCTGTCAGAGGAGCAGCTGGAGGGTCTCTGCATTCTGATGTCGGACTTCCAGGCATCCCTAGCCAGCATCCAGCCCTCTGCCAAGCGGGAGGGCTTCGCCACCGTGCCTGATGTTACGTGGGAAGATGTGGGTGCTCTGCAGGACATCCGTGAGGAGCTGACTATGGCCATACTG gcTCCTGTCCGCAACCCAGAACAGTTCAAAGCACTGGGTCTTAGTGCCCCAGCAGGGGTGTTGTTGGCTGGGCCTCCAGGATGTGGGAAGACCCTTTTGGCCAAA GCAGTTGCCAATGAGTCTGGCCTCAATTTCATCTCAGTCAAAGGTCCTGAGCTGCTGAATATG TATGTTGGAGAAAGTGAGCGGGCCGTGCGACAGGTGTTTCAGAGGGGGCGTAACTCGGCCCCCTGTGTGATCTTCTTTGATGAGATAGATGCGCTTTGTCCACGCCGGTCTGGACACGAG tctggaTCCAGTGCGCGTGTGGTCAACCAGCTTCTCACTGAGATGGACGGTCTGGAAACTCGCCGGCAGGTGTTCATCATGGCTGCAACCAATAGGCCAG ATATAATTGATCCGGCTGTGCTAAGGCCAGGCCGCCTGGATAAGACCTTGTACGTGGGCCTGCCACCCCCTAAGGACCGATACGCCATCCTGCTCACCATCACCAAG agTGGTACCAAACCTCATCTGGAGGCAGATGTGGATCTTGAAAAGATTGCGCAGGACGAACGTTGTGACTGCTTCAC GGGTGCCGATCTGTCCGCTCTGGTGAGAGAGGCTTCAGTGAACGCACTGAGAGCTCACCTGTATTCCCGCCCGGCCTCCACCCTTGCAG GCCACACCTTTACCTCTGGTCCGGTTGAAGACATCCTTGTCAGTCAGCAGAACTTTGAGGATGCCTTTAAGAAAGTGCGCCCATCTGTGTCAAAGAAG GATCAGGTCATGTATGAAAAATTGAAAGAATCTCTGAGCAGATGA
- the yipf4 gene encoding protein YIPF4: protein MQFSPTNGDFTFVSSADAEELSGTIDAPDIKLNMGSDNGKDAYATTFLRQRGYGWLLEVEEEDSEDTKPLLEELDIDLKDIYYKIRCVLMPMPSLGFNRQVVRDNPDFWGPLAVVLLFSMISIYGQFRVVSWIITIWIFGSLTVFLLARVLGGEVSYGQVLGVIGYSLLPLIVIAPLLLVIGGFDIVSTLVKLFGVFWAAYSAASLLVGDEFKTKKPLLIYPIFLLYIYFLSLYTGV, encoded by the exons ATGCAGTTCTCTCCCACCAACGGAGATTTTACCTTCGTCTCATCGGCTGACGCTGAAG AGCTCAGCGGCACTATTGATGCTCCAGATATTAAGCTAAATATGGGCAGTGATAATGGAAAAGACGCCTATGCCACGACCTTTCTGAGACAGCGAGGGTATGGCTGGCTTCTGGAAGTCGAGGAGGAGGACTCTGAAGACACTAAACCCCTCCT TGAGGAGCTCGATATTGACCTGAAGGACATATACTACAAGATCCGTTGTGTTTTGATGCCAATGCCCTCTCTGGGCTTCAACCGACAAGTGGTACGAGATAATCCAGACTTTTGGGGACCTCTTGCAGTGGTGTTACTGTTCTCCATGATATCCATATACGGCCAGTTCAGG GTTGTCTCTTGGATCATTACAATTTGGATATTTGGATCATTGACCGTTTTTCTACTTGCAAGAGTGCTCGGTGGAGAG GTTTCATATGGACAGGTCCTTGGAGTGATAGGATACTCATTGTTGCCACTTATCGTCATAGCCCCTTTGCTCTTAGTCATTGGGGGATTTGATATTGTCTCAACACTAGTAAAG CTTTTTGGAGTATTCTGGGCCGCTTACAGTGCTGCTTCACTTCTCGTTGGAGATGAATTTAAAACGAAGAAGCCTCTTCTCATCTACCCCATATTCCTCCTGTATATTTACTTCCTATCCCTGTATACTGGTGTCTGA
- the degs1 gene encoding sphingolipid delta(4)-desaturase DES1, whose protein sequence is MGNKVAREDYEWVYTDQPHADRRKEILAKYPEIKSLMGPDPRLKWIVCMMVGIQFLAFYLVKDLDWKWVMFWTYAFGSCINHSMTLAIHEISHNTAFGNNRAKLNRWFAMFANLPIGLPYSASFKRYHLDHHRYLGGDGVDVDIPTEFEGWFFNTRFRKFIWIILQPLFYAIRPLCINPKPITHLELANTAIQLAFNIALYWLWGAKPVVYMLAGSMLGMGLHPISGHFIAEHYMFLKGHETYSYYGSLNLLTFNVGYHNEHHDFPSVPGRRLPMVKKIAAEYYDDLPQYTSWVKVLYDFIMDDKLSPYSRVKRKLKGDIKQE, encoded by the exons CAAAGTACCCAGAGATCAAATCTCTGATGGGTCCTGACCCCCGTCTGAAATGGATCGTCTGCATGATGGTGGGCATCCAGTTTCTGGCCTTCTACCTCGTGAAGGACCTGGACTGGAAGTGGGTGATGTTCTGGACATATGCGTTCGGCAGCTGTATCAACCACTCCATGACGCTGGCCATCCACGAGATCTCCCACAACACGGCCTTCGGCAACAACCGGGCCAAGCTCAACCGCTGGTTCGCCATGTTCGCCAACCTGCCCATCGGCCTGCCCTACTCGGCCTCTTTCAAGCGCTACCACCTGGACCACCACCGCTACCTAGGAGGCGACGGGGTCGACGTGGACATCCCGACAGAATTCGAGGGCTGGTTCTTCAACACGCGTTTCCGCAAGTTCATCTGGATCATCCTGCAGCCGCTCTTCTACGCCATCCGCCCGCTCTGCATCAACCCTAAGCCCATCACGCATCTGGAGCTGGCCAACACGGCCATCCAGCTCGCCTTTAACATCGCCCTCTACTGGCTGTGGGGGGCCAAGCCGGTGGTCTACATGCTGGCGGGGTCCATGTTGGGCATGGGCCTGCACCCTATCTCAGGTCACTTTATCGCCGAACATTACATGTTCCTCAAGGGCCACGAGACATACTCCTACTATGGCTCACTCAACCTTCTCACCTTCAACGTTGGCTACCACAACGAACACCACGACTTCCCCAGTGTCCCAGGCCGCAGGTTGCCTATG GTGAAGAAAATTGCAGCCGAGTACTATGATGACCTTCCTCAGTACACGTCGTGGGTGAAGGTGCTGTATGACTTCATAATGGATGACAAGCTCAGTCCATACTCACGCGTGAAGAGAAAGCTTAAGGGAGATATTAAACAggaatga